In Arthrobacter sp. SLBN-112, a genomic segment contains:
- a CDS encoding bacterial proteasome activator family protein: MSDPNDTQAAEDLPVEGTTVDDGQSPLQAPRGTDGRQQRSSLHDLVDEPAKVMRIGTMIRQLLEEVKSAPLDDAARGRLAAIHKRSIKELEDGLAPELVAELDRINLPFSDNATPSDAELRIAQAQLVGWLEGLFHGIQTAIAAQNAAREHAAAQLQLRQLPPGTMIAPGVVIGENGEPQRAPAGARPPAPGSPNQRDDPDHGPGQYL; this comes from the coding sequence ATGAGCGATCCCAATGACACTCAGGCAGCTGAGGACCTCCCGGTAGAAGGCACCACCGTTGATGACGGCCAGTCGCCGCTCCAGGCCCCGCGGGGAACGGACGGAAGGCAGCAGCGCAGCAGCCTGCATGACCTTGTTGACGAGCCCGCCAAGGTGATGCGGATCGGCACCATGATCAGGCAGCTTCTGGAAGAGGTAAAGTCCGCGCCCCTGGACGACGCTGCGAGGGGGCGGCTGGCAGCCATCCACAAGCGCTCCATCAAGGAGCTCGAGGACGGTCTTGCCCCCGAACTGGTAGCGGAACTGGACAGGATCAACCTGCCGTTTTCTGACAATGCCACCCCGTCAGATGCCGAACTCCGCATCGCCCAGGCCCAGCTGGTGGGCTGGCTGGAGGGCCTGTTCCACGGCATCCAGACGGCCATCGCGGCGCAGAACGCGGCACGGGAACACGCTGCGGCTCAGCTGCAGCTTCGCCAACTGCCGCCGGGCACCATGATTGCGCCCGGCGTCGTCATCGGTGAAAACGGTGAGCCCCAGCGCGCCCCGGCCGGGGCACGGCCTCCCGCGCCCGGCTCGCCCAACCAGCGTGACGACCCGGACCACGGTCCCGGCCAGTACCTGTAG
- a CDS encoding YbdD/YjiX family protein gives MGAGTTAVANGFRGFARYLGGVMGADAYAKYLEHHKASGHQEPPLGEREFWRERTDRQDNNPQGRCC, from the coding sequence ATGGGTGCCGGAACCACGGCGGTGGCGAATGGCTTTCGCGGGTTTGCACGCTACCTGGGAGGTGTCATGGGCGCGGATGCGTACGCCAAGTACCTGGAGCACCACAAGGCCTCCGGGCACCAGGAACCACCCCTCGGTGAGCGGGAATTCTGGCGGGAGCGCACGGACCGCCAGGACAACAACCCGCAGGGCAGGTGCTGCTGA
- a CDS encoding carbon starvation CstA family protein, whose protein sequence is MAGMPDQRKSGSRAEGGLATDPDLPPPAVDEARLEAEDRKWTPGKIALWMAIALLGGVAWFMLAIVRGETVNAIWFVFASVCTYLIGYRFYSKVIERYITKPDDRRATPAEYKADGKDYVRTDRNVLFGHHFAAIAGAGPLVGPVIAAQMGYLPGTIWIILGVVLAGAVQDYLVLFFSMRRGGRSLGQMAREELGVIGGTAALIATLLIMVIIVAILALVVVNALGESPWGVFSVGMTIPIALFMGVYLRYLRPGKVMEVSIIGFVLLMAAIIGGGAVAGTEWGAAFFHLDKVTIAWGLIIYGFIAAILPVWLLLAPRDYLSTFMKIGVIVMLALAIVVVRPEITVPAFSEFAGRENGPVFSGALFPFLFVTIACGALSGFHALISSGTTPKLIEKERQTRYIGYGGMLMESFVAIMALVAAISIDRGIYFAMNAPTALTGGTVETAAQWVNSLGLAGVNITPDVLAQTAKDVGEQSIISRSGGAPTLAVGLAHIMHQFIGGTAMMAFWYHFAIMFEALFILTAVDAGTRVARFMLQDSIGNFVPKFKEASWRPGAWLCTAVMVAAWGAVLLMGVTDPLGGINTLFPLFGIANQLLAAIALAVCLAIVAKRGTFKYLWIVALPLAFAAVVTITASYQKIFSPVPAVGYFANNAAFSKALADGKTEFGTAKSVAAMEAVVRNTAIQGWLSVIFVVLSIIVIATAVLATAKAFRDRAAGKETKDNEDPALPSRVFAPAGLAPTAAERQLGAEWDKVPAAARLERAGH, encoded by the coding sequence ATGGCCGGAATGCCGGACCAGCGGAAGAGCGGATCCCGGGCGGAGGGCGGACTGGCGACGGACCCGGATCTTCCCCCGCCGGCCGTGGACGAGGCCCGGCTCGAAGCCGAAGACCGGAAGTGGACGCCGGGCAAGATTGCGCTGTGGATGGCGATCGCGCTGCTGGGCGGGGTTGCCTGGTTCATGCTGGCGATCGTCCGTGGCGAAACCGTCAACGCGATCTGGTTTGTTTTCGCCTCCGTCTGCACGTACCTGATCGGCTACCGCTTCTACTCCAAGGTGATCGAACGCTACATCACCAAACCTGACGACCGCCGCGCCACGCCTGCCGAGTACAAGGCAGACGGGAAGGACTACGTCCGCACGGACCGGAACGTCCTCTTCGGCCACCACTTTGCCGCCATCGCCGGCGCCGGCCCGCTGGTGGGTCCCGTCATCGCCGCGCAGATGGGCTACCTGCCCGGCACCATCTGGATCATTCTCGGCGTCGTCCTCGCCGGCGCCGTGCAGGACTACCTCGTCCTCTTCTTCTCCATGCGCCGCGGCGGACGCTCGCTGGGGCAGATGGCGCGCGAGGAGCTCGGTGTCATCGGCGGCACCGCCGCCCTCATTGCCACCCTGCTCATCATGGTGATCATCGTCGCCATCCTGGCGCTCGTCGTCGTCAATGCCCTGGGTGAAAGCCCGTGGGGCGTGTTCTCCGTAGGCATGACCATCCCCATTGCCCTGTTCATGGGCGTGTACCTCCGCTACCTGCGTCCCGGCAAGGTGATGGAGGTCTCCATCATCGGCTTCGTCCTGCTGATGGCCGCCATCATCGGCGGCGGCGCCGTGGCCGGCACCGAATGGGGTGCAGCCTTCTTCCACCTGGACAAGGTCACCATCGCCTGGGGCCTCATCATTTACGGCTTCATCGCCGCGATCCTGCCGGTCTGGCTGCTCCTGGCGCCGCGTGACTACCTCTCCACGTTCATGAAGATCGGCGTCATCGTGATGCTCGCGCTGGCGATCGTGGTGGTCCGGCCGGAAATCACCGTCCCGGCGTTCAGCGAGTTCGCCGGCCGCGAGAACGGGCCGGTGTTCTCCGGCGCCCTGTTCCCGTTCCTGTTCGTCACCATCGCCTGCGGCGCCCTCTCTGGCTTCCACGCCCTGATCTCTTCCGGCACCACGCCCAAGCTCATCGAGAAGGAACGGCAAACCCGGTACATCGGTTACGGCGGAATGCTGATGGAATCCTTTGTCGCAATCATGGCGCTCGTGGCGGCCATCTCCATCGACCGGGGCATCTACTTCGCCATGAACGCACCGACGGCACTGACCGGCGGCACCGTGGAAACGGCTGCGCAGTGGGTCAACAGCCTGGGCCTGGCGGGGGTCAACATCACCCCCGACGTCCTCGCCCAGACCGCCAAGGACGTCGGCGAGCAGAGCATCATTTCCCGTTCCGGCGGCGCTCCAACGCTCGCCGTCGGACTGGCCCACATCATGCACCAGTTCATCGGCGGGACAGCCATGATGGCCTTCTGGTACCACTTCGCCATCATGTTCGAGGCACTTTTCATCCTCACGGCGGTGGACGCCGGCACCCGGGTGGCCCGATTCATGCTGCAGGACTCGATCGGAAACTTTGTCCCCAAGTTCAAAGAAGCCTCGTGGCGGCCGGGCGCCTGGCTCTGCACTGCCGTCATGGTCGCGGCGTGGGGTGCCGTGCTGCTGATGGGCGTCACCGATCCGCTCGGCGGCATCAACACCTTGTTCCCGCTGTTCGGCATCGCCAACCAGCTGCTGGCAGCGATCGCGCTGGCCGTATGCCTGGCCATCGTCGCCAAGCGCGGCACTTTCAAATACTTGTGGATCGTTGCCCTGCCGCTGGCCTTCGCCGCGGTGGTCACCATCACGGCCAGCTACCAGAAAATCTTCTCGCCCGTTCCCGCCGTGGGGTATTTCGCCAACAACGCGGCGTTCAGCAAGGCGCTGGCGGACGGCAAGACCGAGTTCGGCACCGCCAAGTCCGTGGCAGCCATGGAAGCCGTGGTCCGGAACACCGCCATCCAGGGTTGGCTGTCCGTGATCTTCGTGGTGCTCAGCATCATTGTGATCGCCACGGCGGTGCTCGCCACGGCCAAGGCGTTCAGGGACAGGGCGGCCGGGAAAGAGACCAAGGACAACGAAGACCCGGCCTTACCCTCGCGGGTGTTCGCCCCCGCCGGCCTGGCACCAACGGCAGCCGAGCGTCAGCTTGGCGCCGAGTGGGACAAGGTGCCCGCCGCCGCCCGCCTTGAAAGGGCCGGACACTGA
- a CDS encoding FtsX-like permease family protein: MPFDLAPAPHGRRSSLRVALRLARRDIARHKGRSLLIILLIMVPVAGMTGAATLYQSSQRTPAEIVDYELGGTQARFSALPVPGADSLQDPLNDAMVASSTGRHDPDFKPTDPRDVLPAGYQVLPQRLLQLTTGVGEALVALQGREVDALNPAFAGKYTLLDGRPPRGAAEVLASPGLLARFHLTFGQEITTSAGTFVPVGTIRDAGSADSNSFLYLQSNQVPADLAPGPQSHLSVSYYLVGPEPVTWDYIKDANSKGVAVLSRSVVLDPPPLEQRVVPGSRPRDDSSALMAVYATFGLVGALALLEMGLLAGAAFAVGAKQQVRELALLASSGAESPTIRAVVTAGGLWLGGIAVAAGAAVGLGAAAVVVHLVRLTGSVRLAGLHPDVPMTLAAAAMGLAACILAAMVPARQVSRQAVLGALKSGRAPGPKTRRSTIAGAVTLVAAAALLLTGWVLGTSTADPDQRAAELPLVVSILILGAVLGVAGLVLVTGWLVLRLTSRTRWMSLSLRMAARDSARNRGRSVPAVAAVLAAAALASAAMVLSASQQAGLRQSHWWGGLENQASLPLVVDPPIAAGGSRRPPVHVDASALSSAVSGAVGAVEWTHPITAPESTRTCTDAPADPELPARTSSSNCLQYSLALPEANECPRTPQGRLKESGDWRCRGSMALRSSFDGTVLVGGEEDIRAVLGRDATPEALAVLNAGGMVVTNPVFVSDGHVLLQAQDVRTHEPAVPGPGTVPITVSSTSLAAAVLEPVVAVPYYGVVSPETAQRLELHPEPAALLVQLARHPSAAETDAASAAAASVYGQPGMTFRAEPGISQDSQWTTWVIVAVSALITFSAAGITTGLSMADARKDHATLAGVGAAPRLRKALAGSQALFTSGIGAVLGTLAGTVPAVLLALSTDMRTAVEVPWLHLSVLVAAVPLTGAALAWVFTRSRLPMSRRDLG; the protein is encoded by the coding sequence ATGCCGTTCGACCTGGCTCCGGCGCCGCATGGCCGCCGGAGCAGCCTTCGGGTTGCCCTGCGGCTGGCGCGCCGCGACATCGCCCGCCACAAGGGGCGGTCCCTTCTGATCATCCTGCTGATCATGGTGCCGGTGGCCGGGATGACCGGTGCCGCCACCCTCTACCAGAGCTCCCAGCGGACGCCCGCGGAAATCGTGGACTACGAACTCGGCGGCACGCAGGCCCGGTTCAGCGCCCTGCCGGTTCCGGGCGCCGATTCGCTCCAGGACCCGCTCAACGACGCCATGGTGGCCTCCAGCACCGGCCGTCATGACCCGGATTTCAAGCCGACCGACCCCCGCGATGTCCTTCCCGCCGGCTACCAAGTCCTGCCACAGCGCCTGCTGCAGCTGACCACCGGGGTGGGGGAAGCCCTTGTAGCACTGCAGGGCAGGGAAGTGGACGCACTCAACCCGGCCTTCGCCGGCAAGTACACGCTCCTGGACGGGCGTCCTCCGCGCGGCGCGGCGGAGGTCCTCGCCTCACCCGGGCTGCTGGCCCGCTTCCACCTCACCTTCGGCCAGGAAATCACGACGTCGGCAGGAACCTTTGTCCCGGTGGGCACCATCCGCGACGCCGGCTCGGCGGACAGCAACAGCTTCCTGTACCTGCAGTCCAACCAGGTGCCGGCGGACCTTGCCCCCGGCCCGCAATCCCACCTGTCGGTGTCGTATTACCTGGTGGGGCCTGAGCCCGTGACATGGGACTACATCAAGGACGCCAACAGCAAAGGCGTGGCTGTGCTGTCCCGCAGCGTGGTCCTGGACCCGCCGCCCCTCGAACAGCGCGTCGTCCCGGGTTCGCGGCCCCGCGACGACTCCTCGGCCCTAATGGCCGTCTACGCCACCTTCGGCCTGGTCGGCGCGCTCGCACTCCTGGAGATGGGCCTGCTGGCCGGCGCCGCCTTCGCCGTGGGAGCCAAGCAGCAGGTGCGCGAACTGGCCCTCCTGGCTTCCTCCGGGGCGGAAAGCCCCACCATCCGCGCGGTGGTCACGGCGGGCGGACTGTGGCTTGGCGGCATCGCTGTTGCCGCGGGGGCCGCGGTGGGGCTGGGAGCCGCTGCCGTCGTCGTCCATCTGGTCCGGCTGACCGGATCCGTCCGGCTGGCGGGCCTGCACCCGGACGTCCCCATGACACTGGCCGCTGCTGCCATGGGCCTGGCGGCCTGCATCCTGGCAGCCATGGTGCCGGCCCGGCAGGTGTCACGCCAGGCGGTACTTGGCGCGCTCAAATCCGGGCGGGCGCCGGGGCCGAAGACCCGGCGGTCAACCATTGCCGGTGCCGTGACGCTGGTCGCTGCGGCGGCGCTCCTGCTGACCGGCTGGGTGCTGGGAACGTCCACCGCAGATCCCGACCAGCGGGCCGCGGAGCTGCCGCTGGTGGTCAGTATCCTGATCCTCGGCGCGGTCCTTGGTGTTGCCGGCCTGGTCCTGGTCACCGGCTGGCTGGTCCTCCGCCTGACGTCCCGCACCCGGTGGATGTCCCTGTCCCTCCGGATGGCGGCGCGGGATTCGGCCAGGAATCGCGGACGGAGCGTCCCGGCCGTCGCCGCGGTACTCGCAGCCGCCGCGCTGGCCAGTGCTGCGATGGTGCTCTCGGCGAGCCAACAGGCGGGACTGCGGCAATCGCACTGGTGGGGCGGACTGGAAAACCAGGCGTCCCTGCCGCTGGTGGTGGACCCGCCGATCGCTGCCGGCGGCAGCAGGCGACCGCCCGTGCACGTGGACGCGTCCGCACTTTCCTCCGCCGTGTCCGGTGCCGTGGGCGCGGTGGAATGGACCCACCCCATCACCGCCCCGGAAAGCACCCGCACCTGCACTGACGCTCCGGCCGACCCTGAGTTGCCTGCCCGGACGTCCTCGTCCAACTGCCTGCAGTACTCACTGGCCCTGCCCGAAGCCAACGAGTGTCCGCGAACGCCGCAGGGGAGGCTGAAGGAGTCAGGTGATTGGCGTTGCCGCGGCTCGATGGCCCTTCGGTCGTCCTTCGACGGGACGGTCCTGGTGGGCGGCGAAGAGGACATTCGCGCCGTGCTGGGCCGGGACGCCACCCCGGAGGCCCTGGCCGTGTTGAACGCCGGCGGGATGGTGGTGACCAATCCGGTGTTCGTCAGCGACGGACACGTGCTGTTGCAGGCACAAGACGTACGGACCCATGAACCGGCCGTGCCAGGGCCCGGTACCGTCCCCATCACGGTCAGCAGCACGTCGCTCGCCGCGGCAGTGCTCGAACCGGTGGTCGCCGTCCCCTACTACGGCGTTGTGTCACCGGAAACCGCGCAGCGGCTTGAGTTGCACCCGGAACCTGCGGCCCTGCTGGTCCAATTGGCCAGGCACCCGTCAGCGGCGGAAACGGACGCGGCTTCCGCGGCGGCGGCATCCGTCTACGGGCAACCGGGAATGACATTCCGGGCTGAACCTGGCATCTCCCAGGACAGCCAGTGGACCACCTGGGTCATTGTCGCCGTCAGTGCGCTCATCACCTTCAGCGCCGCGGGGATCACCACTGGCCTGTCGATGGCAGACGCCCGCAAAGACCATGCCACGCTGGCCGGGGTTGGCGCCGCGCCGCGGTTGCGCAAGGCCCTGGCGGGGTCCCAGGCCCTGTTCACCAGCGGGATCGGGGCGGTGCTGGGAACGCTGGCGGGAACCGTGCCCGCTGTCCTCCTGGCCCTCTCCACGGACATGCGGACCGCCGTCGAGGTCCCGTGGCTGCACCTTTCGGTCCTCGTGGCGGCGGTGCCTTTGACGGGGGCGGCGCTCGCGTGGGTTTTCACCCGTTCCAGGCTGCCCATGTCACGGCGGGACCTGGGGTAG
- a CDS encoding ABC transporter ATP-binding protein translates to MSVQGPQQVLELAKVGRTFGAGATAVAALRDVDLTIGAGEFVAVMGPSGSGKSSLLALAGGLDRPTSGAVFVESTPLAGLGLNELARLRRRAVGYVFQDFNLVPTLTAEENVALPLELDGTSTRKAHRQAADALRQVGIPELASRYMDQMSGGQQQRVAIARAIVGERRLILADEPTGALDSTTGQGVMEVLRSRADAGAAVMLVTHEARHAAWADRVVFLRDGRIIDQATAMHDPTMLLTQAGL, encoded by the coding sequence GTGAGCGTGCAGGGGCCGCAGCAGGTCCTCGAGCTCGCGAAAGTCGGCAGGACGTTCGGTGCGGGCGCGACGGCGGTCGCCGCGCTTCGCGACGTGGACCTCACCATCGGCGCGGGGGAGTTCGTCGCCGTCATGGGCCCCTCGGGCTCCGGCAAGTCCTCCCTGCTGGCCCTGGCCGGCGGCCTGGACCGTCCGACGTCGGGCGCTGTCTTCGTGGAGTCCACGCCCCTGGCGGGGCTGGGCCTGAACGAGCTGGCCCGGCTGCGCCGCCGCGCTGTGGGGTACGTGTTCCAGGACTTCAACCTGGTGCCCACCCTGACGGCCGAGGAGAACGTGGCGCTGCCCCTGGAACTGGACGGGACATCGACCAGGAAGGCGCACCGGCAGGCAGCCGACGCGCTCCGGCAGGTGGGGATACCCGAGCTCGCCTCCCGGTATATGGACCAGATGTCCGGCGGCCAGCAGCAGCGGGTGGCCATCGCCCGGGCCATTGTCGGCGAGCGGCGGCTGATCCTGGCCGACGAACCCACCGGGGCCCTGGACTCCACCACCGGCCAGGGGGTCATGGAGGTCCTGCGGTCCCGTGCCGACGCCGGTGCCGCCGTCATGCTTGTCACCCATGAGGCGCGGCACGCCGCCTGGGCTGACAGGGTGGTGTTCCTGCGGGATGGCCGGATCATCGACCAGGCCACCGCCATGCACGACCCCACCATGCTCCTCACCCAGGCCGGACTCTGA
- a CDS encoding PadR family transcriptional regulator, translated as MSIRHSLLALLQDQPRYGYQLRVEFENRTGATWPLNIGQVYTTLDRLERDALVAKDGDDGEGHVVYSITPAGQAEVRSWFAAPVERTHPPRNELAIKLALAVTLPGVDVQAIIQAQRVASIRALQDYTKARRDTAANQRAADTAWLLVLDSLIFQTEAEVRWLDLCEARMVQQAQSAAAATARKTSNGATEDAPLNADTRR; from the coding sequence ATGTCCATACGCCACAGCCTCCTCGCCCTGCTGCAGGACCAGCCGCGCTACGGCTACCAGCTGCGGGTCGAGTTCGAGAACCGCACCGGGGCCACCTGGCCCTTGAACATCGGGCAGGTGTACACCACGCTGGACCGGCTGGAACGCGATGCGCTGGTAGCCAAGGACGGCGACGACGGCGAGGGCCACGTCGTCTACAGCATCACCCCGGCCGGCCAGGCCGAGGTCCGGAGCTGGTTCGCCGCGCCCGTAGAGCGCACCCACCCGCCCCGCAACGAGCTCGCCATCAAGCTCGCGCTCGCCGTGACGCTGCCCGGCGTGGACGTCCAGGCCATCATCCAGGCCCAGCGGGTGGCGTCCATCAGGGCCCTGCAGGATTACACCAAAGCCCGCCGCGACACCGCGGCGAACCAGCGCGCCGCGGACACCGCCTGGCTGCTGGTGCTTGACTCGCTGATCTTCCAAACCGAAGCGGAGGTCCGCTGGCTGGACCTCTGCGAGGCCAGGATGGTGCAGCAGGCGCAGTCCGCCGCGGCGGCCACTGCCCGGAAGACGTCCAACGGGGCCACGGAAGACGCCCCGCTGAACGCGGACACCCGCCGGTGA
- a CDS encoding NAD(P)H-quinone oxidoreductase, which translates to MKAVYITEPGGPEVLEVRDVDAPVPGQGEVLIDVVAAGLNRADVQQRRGFYPPPPGASEIPGLEVSGRIAGFGPGVSKPFSVGDKVVALLAGGGYAQQVAVPAEQVLRVPEGVDLVTAASLPEVAATVYSNLIMTAQLQPGETVLIHGATGGIGTMAIQLAKAFGAKVATTAGTAEKVGTAKAFLGADIAINYTEEDFPESLRRQNDGKGADVILDVVGAKYLQQNVDALADYGRLIVIGLQGGTKGELDLGLLLKKRAAVVATALRPRPVAEKGAIMTAVRDAVWPLIVDGRIRPLVAKTFPLDQVGAAHRYFDSGHHVGKVLLVM; encoded by the coding sequence ATGAAAGCCGTCTACATTACGGAACCGGGCGGCCCGGAAGTGCTGGAAGTCCGCGACGTGGATGCGCCGGTACCCGGCCAGGGGGAAGTGCTGATCGATGTGGTGGCTGCCGGCTTGAACCGGGCCGACGTCCAGCAGCGCCGCGGCTTCTACCCGCCGCCCCCTGGCGCCTCCGAGATCCCCGGGCTGGAAGTATCAGGCCGGATCGCGGGCTTCGGCCCCGGCGTCAGCAAGCCCTTCTCGGTGGGGGACAAGGTGGTGGCGCTGCTGGCAGGCGGCGGTTACGCCCAGCAGGTGGCGGTTCCGGCCGAGCAGGTTCTGCGCGTGCCCGAAGGGGTTGACCTGGTCACAGCGGCCTCCCTGCCTGAAGTGGCGGCTACGGTGTACTCCAACCTGATCATGACGGCGCAGCTGCAGCCGGGTGAGACCGTCCTGATCCATGGCGCCACGGGCGGAATCGGCACCATGGCCATCCAGCTCGCCAAGGCCTTTGGCGCCAAGGTTGCCACCACGGCCGGCACGGCCGAGAAGGTGGGCACCGCCAAGGCGTTCCTCGGTGCGGACATCGCCATCAACTACACGGAGGAGGACTTTCCCGAGAGCCTCCGGCGCCAAAATGACGGCAAGGGTGCCGATGTCATCCTGGACGTCGTGGGAGCCAAGTACCTTCAGCAAAACGTGGATGCGCTCGCGGATTACGGGCGCCTCATCGTGATCGGGCTGCAGGGCGGCACCAAGGGGGAGCTGGACCTGGGGCTGCTGTTGAAGAAGCGCGCGGCCGTGGTGGCCACGGCGTTGCGGCCCCGGCCCGTGGCGGAGAAGGGGGCCATCATGACCGCCGTCCGGGACGCCGTGTGGCCGCTGATCGTGGACGGCAGGATCCGCCCGCTCGTCGCCAAGACGTTCCCGCTGGACCAGGTCGGCGCGGCCCATCGCTACTTCGACAGCGGGCACCATGTGGGCAAGGTCCTGCTGGTCATGTAG
- a CDS encoding FAD/NAD(P)-binding protein, with product MELSQSNRAVIIGAGPRGTSVLERLLAHTAAAGRLVRLHIDVVDPYPAGPGHVWQPGQSRLFLMNTQSFYPTLIPEDPALPAPVAGTTFDQWRLRQQQNPLPALTDDERAEIAVLGSRDFPSRALYGRYLRSTLEEVLAKAPDGVTIEFHETSALWVRPAADGMFDVGLAAGETIRANSAVLALGHIPSRLNPEQRDLQDSAARLGLQYFPPAAPADVDWSRVPAGEPVLVRGMGLNFFDTMGQLTEGRGGKFVSTGNRLEYEPSGQEPLIIAASRRGTPYRAKAALDGYYAPSVRLRYLTEAAIGRLAKAGIRPSFDHDLWPLLHRDALWAYYSTLVRSQPGAVPDAPAFLAALEEALQPHAHSAVKWEDGVESVLAVHVGPRHRLDLLGLAAPLAGRSFASRAEHDAAVVEFLLDDARRSALGEDDPVKMAIGALHHGRAVLKTAVADGGITDESWVAGLRGWFESFVEGLASGPPALRSEQLAALARAGVVSFVGPDPKFGVDRKSASFTASSPWVSGPPATARTMVEALAPGNRVSANDSPLLEQLLADGLVRSKLMMTAEGAPVQSTGLDVEPHPYRPVGANGSVTGGLFVLGLQLSSAQWGTAIAAEALQPGGPAYRSGQRTLRDADEIAAAIPVQGVTHQGSMAHPGVSRAGRPGGA from the coding sequence GCAGTCCCGGCTGTTCCTCATGAACACCCAGTCCTTCTACCCCACGCTGATTCCCGAGGACCCGGCGCTGCCTGCCCCCGTTGCCGGCACCACGTTCGACCAGTGGCGGTTGCGGCAGCAGCAGAATCCGCTGCCGGCCCTCACCGATGACGAACGGGCGGAAATTGCGGTACTGGGCTCGCGTGATTTCCCCAGCCGCGCCCTGTACGGCCGGTACCTTCGCAGCACCCTGGAGGAGGTGCTGGCCAAGGCCCCCGACGGCGTCACCATCGAATTCCACGAAACGTCAGCGCTGTGGGTGCGCCCAGCCGCGGACGGAATGTTCGACGTCGGCCTGGCCGCCGGGGAAACCATCAGGGCCAACTCCGCGGTGCTCGCCCTGGGGCACATCCCTTCCCGGCTGAACCCGGAACAGCGCGACCTCCAGGACTCGGCCGCGCGGCTGGGTTTGCAGTACTTTCCGCCCGCAGCGCCCGCGGATGTGGATTGGTCCCGGGTCCCGGCCGGCGAACCTGTCCTGGTCCGCGGCATGGGGCTGAACTTCTTTGACACCATGGGCCAGCTCACCGAGGGCCGGGGCGGGAAGTTCGTCTCCACCGGCAACCGGCTTGAGTATGAGCCGTCCGGCCAGGAGCCGTTGATCATTGCGGCCTCCCGGCGCGGCACCCCGTACCGCGCCAAGGCTGCCCTGGACGGCTACTACGCACCCTCCGTCAGGCTGCGCTACCTCACCGAGGCCGCCATCGGGCGGCTGGCCAAGGCGGGAATCCGGCCCTCGTTCGACCATGACTTGTGGCCGCTGCTGCACCGTGACGCCCTGTGGGCCTACTACTCCACGCTGGTGCGCTCGCAGCCGGGAGCGGTACCTGACGCGCCGGCATTTCTTGCCGCGCTGGAGGAAGCCCTGCAGCCGCATGCGCACAGTGCCGTGAAGTGGGAGGACGGTGTGGAGAGCGTCCTTGCCGTCCACGTCGGCCCCAGGCACCGCCTGGACCTGCTGGGCCTGGCCGCTCCGCTGGCCGGCCGGTCGTTTGCGTCCCGGGCCGAGCACGACGCCGCCGTGGTGGAGTTCCTGCTCGACGATGCACGCCGTTCCGCGCTGGGCGAGGACGATCCGGTCAAGATGGCCATCGGCGCCCTGCACCACGGACGCGCCGTCCTCAAGACGGCAGTGGCCGACGGCGGCATCACCGATGAGTCCTGGGTGGCCGGACTGCGTGGCTGGTTTGAGTCCTTCGTTGAGGGCCTGGCCAGCGGGCCGCCGGCGCTGCGTTCCGAACAGCTCGCCGCGCTGGCCCGGGCCGGGGTGGTCAGCTTTGTTGGGCCGGACCCCAAATTCGGGGTGGACCGGAAGTCGGCGTCGTTTACGGCTTCCTCCCCGTGGGTTTCCGGGCCGCCGGCCACTGCGCGGACCATGGTGGAAGCGTTGGCCCCGGGCAACCGGGTGTCAGCCAACGATTCCCCCCTGCTCGAGCAGCTGCTGGCCGACGGGCTGGTCCGGTCCAAGCTGATGATGACCGCCGAAGGCGCCCCTGTGCAGTCCACCGGACTGGACGTGGAGCCCCACCCGTACCGCCCGGTGGGGGCCAACGGGTCTGTGACCGGGGGCCTGTTCGTGCTGGGACTGCAGTTGTCATCGGCACAATGGGGCACCGCAATCGCCGCCGAAGCCCTCCAGCCGGGAGGCCCGGCCTACCGCAGCGGCCAGCGCACGCTGCGCGATGCCGACGAAATCGCGGCAGCCATTCCTGTCCAGGGTGTAACCCACCAAGGCTCAATGGCGCATCCTGGTGTCAGCCGTGCGGGCAGGCCTGGGGGAGCTTAA